A stretch of the Acetomicrobium thermoterrenum DSM 13490 genome encodes the following:
- the hflX gene encoding GTPase HflX, which translates to MENRYNKALLLCLDRQRSDEDPDILADELALLLANLNIKVVGRIDQKRISPDPATFLGKGKVLEARELINLLGVNIVVCNDSLLPTQLHNLRSLLGVEVWDRPFVIMKIFESRAHSAEAKLQVELAMCKYEIPILKGLGKQMSQTGGGIGTRGPGETEFERHRRKLERKVVSLQRKLEQVRKRRCNSRKRRKRSNISTVAIVGYTNSGKSTLLRALSHDDEIYCADKLFATLDPKVRRVKLPGGKHVLFADTVGFIRKLPVELVAAFRATLEEVNEANLLLVVIDPLDKDPLESLTVVEETLKQIGAASIPRIIVVNKIDMIEKDQLQSLLERLSLPSGFEAVPVSALKNINISTLLKRIESSLSHIDSDVKLFTDTYKLA; encoded by the coding sequence TTGGAAAATAGATATAATAAGGCCCTGCTTCTTTGCTTAGATAGACAAAGAAGCGACGAAGACCCTGATATACTTGCCGATGAACTGGCACTGCTTCTTGCCAATTTAAACATAAAAGTCGTAGGCAGGATCGATCAAAAGCGGATATCTCCCGATCCTGCAACTTTTTTGGGAAAGGGAAAGGTTTTAGAAGCAAGGGAGTTGATAAATCTTCTCGGGGTTAATATCGTTGTGTGCAACGACTCTTTACTGCCCACGCAATTGCACAATTTGCGCTCTCTCTTGGGCGTTGAAGTGTGGGACAGGCCCTTTGTCATTATGAAAATATTTGAATCAAGAGCGCATTCCGCTGAGGCCAAACTTCAAGTGGAACTGGCTATGTGTAAATATGAAATTCCAATATTAAAAGGTCTGGGTAAACAAATGTCTCAAACAGGGGGAGGTATTGGCACAAGAGGCCCAGGTGAAACAGAGTTCGAAAGACATCGTCGCAAGCTGGAACGGAAAGTTGTATCGCTTCAGCGCAAGCTCGAACAGGTGCGCAAAAGACGTTGCAACTCCAGAAAGAGGCGAAAAAGGAGCAATATTTCTACAGTTGCCATTGTAGGTTATACGAACAGCGGCAAATCCACCCTTCTTAGAGCATTGAGTCACGACGATGAAATATACTGCGCAGATAAGCTTTTTGCTACTTTAGATCCCAAGGTAAGGAGAGTAAAACTTCCCGGAGGCAAGCATGTCCTTTTTGCCGATACTGTCGGCTTCATTCGCAAACTGCCGGTAGAGTTGGTTGCCGCCTTTCGAGCGACACTAGAAGAAGTAAATGAAGCAAACTTACTATTGGTCGTCATAGATCCCCTTGACAAAGATCCACTGGAATCCTTAACCGTCGTAGAGGAGACCTTAAAACAAATAGGGGCAGCCTCCATACCGAGGATTATAGTAGTAAATAAGATTGATATGATAGAAAAAGATCAGTTACAATCATTACTTGAGCGGTTGTCCTTGCCTTCGGGGTTTGAGGCAGTGCCTGTAAGTGCGCTCAAAAATATAAACATATCGACGCTTTTAAAAAGAATAGAATCTTCTTTGTCTCATATTGATTCCGATGTAAAGTTGTTTACAGATACTTATAAGTTAGCATGA